A DNA window from Bacteroides cellulosilyticus contains the following coding sequences:
- a CDS encoding DNA alkylation repair protein — MQKTKEIQQELEQYIDPVKREYLPNFFKTGKGQYGEGDKFLGIVVPNTRMVAKRHKDVPFEVMAELLQSEWHECRLCALLMLVERFKKCDEKGKKEIFDFYLSQTSRINNWDLVDLSAPGIVGEYLKDKPRDVLYRLAGNELLWDQRIAVVSTYTLIKNDDFIDILALSEHLLYTRHDLMQKAVGWMLREMGKRNKDLLMQFLEKHCKVMPRTMLRYAIEKFPEEERKEFMKR, encoded by the coding sequence ATGCAGAAAACAAAGGAAATACAGCAGGAGCTGGAACAGTACATTGACCCGGTGAAACGGGAGTATCTTCCCAACTTCTTTAAAACCGGGAAAGGACAATACGGAGAAGGTGACAAGTTTCTCGGTATTGTCGTTCCCAACACCCGTATGGTAGCGAAGCGGCATAAGGATGTGCCGTTTGAGGTAATGGCAGAACTATTGCAAAGCGAATGGCACGAATGTCGCTTGTGTGCCTTACTGATGCTGGTGGAACGCTTTAAAAAGTGCGATGAAAAGGGGAAAAAAGAAATATTCGACTTCTATTTGTCGCAGACTTCCCGTATCAATAACTGGGATTTGGTAGACTTATCTGCTCCGGGTATTGTGGGCGAATATCTGAAGGATAAACCTCGTGATGTTCTTTATCGCTTGGCCGGTAATGAATTGCTTTGGGACCAGCGCATAGCAGTGGTTTCTACTTATACATTGATTAAAAACGACGATTTCATCGATATTTTAGCCCTCTCAGAGCATCTCCTTTACACTCGTCATGACCTGATGCAGAAAGCCGTGGGATGGATGTTACGGGAAATGGGAAAACGGAACAAAGACTTGTTGATGCAGTTTCTTGAAAAACATTGTAAAGTGATGCCACGTACAATGTTGCGTTATGCAATAGAGAAATTTCCGGAAGAAGAACGGAAAGAGTTTATGAAGCGGTAA
- a CDS encoding glycoside hydrolase family 32 protein: MKKISVLSVLGILFCLSSYAQQNNFPSGYDVAAIREFRNKLLADPYRPVYHFAIPEDYAVPSDPNGCIYWGGRYHMFHIFQDRGVHVFAHLSSLDMIHWREHPKALYPTHESKIEGIFSGNCFVNKKGEATMLYHGVGQGNSISLSSDPLLDQWRQLPSNPVVPDPKDRPAIANEADRDSEGGAPYASWDPHGWVEGDTYYAIFGGKRPAVFKAVELDKWNYVGDLFGTYLSDVSKNEDVSCPDFFTLGGKKVLLCISHHLGCRYYVGTWKDEKFYPENHACMSFADNTFFAPESLLTPDGRRVMWAWLFDARSQEVVQKSGWSGMMSLPRELFMRKDHTLGMRPVSELRSLRYNEKLYAAQNISKVTPLTGATGDVKEIVVEIDPREATKCGVRILESQDGKEYGEVYYDVAGKKLVLDMSRLNAIGMAPVTPLGVEFKKIEEAPFELQKGEKLVLDILIDKCIVEVYANERQALVRTNAFFSESNEKNISLFGEGGSARFKSVTVWDMMPSNFY; this comes from the coding sequence ATGAAGAAAATTTCTGTTTTATCAGTTTTGGGCATATTGTTTTGTTTGTCTTCTTATGCCCAACAAAATAATTTCCCTTCGGGATATGATGTGGCTGCCATCCGGGAGTTCCGGAATAAACTGCTGGCAGACCCATATCGTCCGGTCTATCATTTTGCCATTCCGGAAGATTACGCTGTTCCTTCCGATCCTAACGGGTGCATATATTGGGGAGGACGCTATCATATGTTTCATATTTTCCAGGATCGTGGTGTGCATGTTTTTGCCCATTTATCCAGCTTGGATATGATACATTGGAGAGAACATCCCAAAGCTTTGTATCCGACTCATGAATCGAAGATAGAAGGTATTTTCAGCGGCAATTGTTTTGTGAATAAGAAAGGAGAGGCTACGATGCTTTATCATGGTGTAGGGCAGGGGAATAGCATTTCGTTGAGCAGTGATCCGCTGCTGGACCAGTGGAGGCAGTTGCCTTCCAATCCGGTTGTACCCGATCCGAAAGATCGTCCGGCTATTGCCAATGAGGCGGACAGAGACTCCGAAGGGGGTGCACCGTATGCTTCGTGGGACCCTCATGGTTGGGTAGAAGGAGATACATATTATGCTATTTTCGGTGGAAAACGTCCGGCTGTGTTTAAGGCTGTGGAATTGGATAAGTGGAACTATGTAGGTGATTTGTTTGGTACATATCTGTCGGATGTTTCAAAGAATGAAGATGTTTCTTGTCCCGACTTTTTCACTTTGGGCGGAAAGAAAGTATTGTTGTGTATCAGCCATCATTTGGGTTGCCGTTATTACGTTGGCACATGGAAAGATGAAAAGTTTTATCCGGAGAATCATGCCTGTATGTCATTTGCAGACAACACGTTCTTTGCACCGGAGTCCTTGTTGACTCCTGATGGGCGTAGGGTGATGTGGGCATGGCTATTTGATGCCAGAAGTCAGGAGGTTGTACAGAAAAGTGGCTGGAGTGGCATGATGAGCCTTCCCCGTGAGCTGTTCATGAGAAAGGATCATACACTCGGGATGCGTCCTGTCAGTGAGTTGCGCTCTTTGCGATATAACGAGAAATTGTATGCTGCACAGAATATATCGAAAGTAACCCCGCTGACCGGTGCCACTGGTGATGTCAAAGAGATCGTGGTGGAAATAGACCCTCGGGAAGCAACCAAATGTGGTGTAAGAATACTTGAGAGTCAGGATGGAAAGGAATATGGCGAGGTCTATTATGACGTTGCCGGTAAGAAACTTGTGCTTGATATGTCACGTCTGAATGCCATCGGGATGGCGCCTGTCACGCCGCTTGGAGTAGAGTTTAAAAAGATTGAGGAAGCGCCATTCGAATTGCAAAAAGGTGAAAAGCTGGTATTGGATATCCTGATAGACAAGTGTATTGTAGAAGTCTATGCCAATGAAAGGCAGGCTTTGGTGCGTACCAACGCTTTCTTCTCGGAATCGAACGAGAAGAATATCTCTTTATTTGGAGAGGGTGGAAGTGCCAGGTTTAAGAGTGTGACGGTGTGGGATATGATGCCTTCAAACTTCTATTAA
- a CDS encoding GH32 C-terminal domain-containing protein: MKYIKNLLLWYILLAGSFLLASCGDDNIVTKGNPIENPDPAPDPEAGLRVVNKVKYRPYNYMMWDNWYIVKEDSIHLFHLQGIVNGVSYPRDTNLRGFGHAASGDLLHWNEKPEVLSLYDKNLDNEADFRYTGCTVEHQGKYYTFYTMRKWAGQRIGVAVSDDLYTWTEYEGNPVIVPDGRWFITFSGSSSAGSSYANWDRVDCRDMVVVKDKSGGGFYGYFVSSSDMSGLTSPTAVIGLAYSTDLLHWEQRGIVYYPTGVSMPEMIDVFEHEGVWYMTLTTAKDNGSLTAFSDPYITRGTIYATAASPQGPFVEDMKDNVLIGGQLSSGYSMRTVYYQGERRLMYVDVDNGVSVLSLPKNIGLNNQGQLRALYASDLLPKLRIQEISPVIYDQPANSFGWPTYGGLWKEKEGVFSCKTDKDSWQAAVFEGASANMEISFTVEDFQCSSFGIVLARPAAEISLSDLSHILVIEPKKDRVYLTNHTWDFQNCRSYTFEEGRKYDFRVLLMGNTIEFYINDELVFNSSLYSSGNYLPGIFANDGTLDVLNLKLFRLEE, encoded by the coding sequence ATGAAGTACATAAAGAATCTGTTATTATGGTACATATTGCTGGCAGGGAGTTTCCTGCTGGCATCTTGTGGAGATGACAATATAGTAACCAAAGGAAATCCGATAGAAAATCCTGATCCTGCACCTGACCCGGAAGCGGGACTGCGGGTGGTGAACAAAGTGAAGTACCGACCATATAACTATATGATGTGGGATAATTGGTACATTGTAAAGGAAGACTCGATCCATCTTTTCCATCTTCAGGGTATAGTGAATGGTGTTTCTTATCCTCGTGATACTAATTTGCGCGGATTCGGGCATGCCGCTTCCGGTGATTTGCTGCACTGGAATGAAAAGCCGGAAGTACTGTCTCTTTATGACAAGAATCTGGATAATGAGGCTGATTTCCGCTATACCGGGTGCACGGTAGAGCACCAAGGAAAATATTACACTTTTTATACCATGCGGAAGTGGGCGGGGCAGCGCATAGGGGTGGCTGTATCGGACGACCTGTATACTTGGACAGAATATGAAGGAAATCCTGTCATTGTGCCTGATGGACGCTGGTTTATAACTTTCTCCGGTAGTTCATCAGCGGGCAGCAGCTATGCGAACTGGGACCGGGTAGACTGCCGGGATATGGTGGTGGTTAAGGATAAGTCCGGAGGAGGCTTTTATGGCTACTTTGTTTCTTCTTCCGATATGTCTGGATTGACATCTCCTACGGCTGTTATCGGTTTGGCATATTCCACCGATCTGCTTCATTGGGAGCAACGCGGAATTGTATATTACCCGACAGGGGTCAGTATGCCGGAGATGATTGATGTCTTTGAGCACGAAGGCGTTTGGTACATGACTCTGACTACTGCTAAGGATAATGGCAGTCTGACTGCATTTTCCGATCCGTACATTACCCGTGGAACCATCTATGCCACTGCTGCTTCGCCCCAAGGACCTTTTGTGGAGGATATGAAGGACAATGTTCTGATAGGCGGACAGTTGAGCAGTGGTTATAGTATGCGTACTGTCTATTATCAGGGAGAGCGGAGGTTGATGTATGTAGATGTGGACAATGGCGTTTCCGTTTTGTCATTGCCTAAAAATATAGGGCTGAACAACCAAGGGCAATTGAGAGCCTTGTATGCCTCTGACCTGCTGCCTAAACTTCGTATTCAGGAGATTTCTCCGGTAATATATGACCAGCCTGCCAATAGTTTCGGCTGGCCTACATACGGTGGTCTCTGGAAAGAAAAAGAGGGAGTGTTTTCATGCAAGACAGACAAAGACAGTTGGCAGGCAGCTGTATTCGAAGGAGCTTCCGCCAATATGGAAATCTCATTTACCGTAGAGGATTTCCAGTGTTCTTCTTTCGGAATCGTACTTGCCAGACCTGCTGCGGAGATATCTTTGAGCGATTTGTCTCATATCCTGGTGATCGAGCCGAAGAAAGACCGGGTCTATCTGACCAATCATACCTGGGATTTCCAGAATTGCCGTTCTTATACTTTTGAAGAAGGGAGGAAATATGATTTTCGTGTACTCCTGATGGGGAATACGATTGAATTCTATATCAACGACGAACTGGTTTTTAATTCCAGTTTGTATAGTTCGGGCAATTACTTGCCGGGCATATTTGCCAATGACGGGACTTTGGATGTATTGAACCTGAAATTATTCAGGTTGGAAGAATAA
- a CDS encoding beta-glucosidase, which produces MNIRRYFTIGILLCGIGILNAQVVITSEAEQRAKEIVAKMTLKEKLRYISGYTGGFSICPVPRLGLPEVFMADGPQGIRNNTKSTMYPSGILSAATWNRDLNYRLGRGLGQDAKARGVGILLGPGVNIYRSPLCGRNFEYFGEDPYLSGEVAKQYILGVQSEGVIATIKHFTANNQEWDRHHVSSEVDERTLQEVYFAPFRKAVKEAHVGAVMNSYNLLNGVHASENRWLNIDILRDTWGFKGILMSDWVSVYSTVGAANHGLDLEMPAGEYLNEELLMPAIEQGLITEATIDLKVQHILQTLIAFGFLDKDPKDTSIALDNPHSRQTALDIAREGIVLLKNEGNMLPLKGKTVVMGSNAEVLVTGGGSGFVSPFSTVSIAEGLEQLQKRNTIRLKDDLLFDDLKDAIYADEGKQQKGFKAEYFKNVELKGTPDATCLENQVAHDWGTGTPLEGFPADGFSVRWTATYVPATNGLVRMTMCGRGGYRAYINDQLICTDHLPEREQVIEVEAGKNYRLRVEYHNYGGDARIGLKTGILNESLLKQTLAQAKNVVLCVGFNNGDEDGGIEGEGADRSFALPKPRLELIRRVTSLHDNVVVVVNAGGGIDFSDWGDKVKAIVMAWYSGQEGGRAVAEILTGVISPSGKLPISIEHRWEDNPVSKSYYENMKFAEYKRTQYSEGIFMGYRGYDKSGIKPLYPFGYGLSYTTFAYDNLIVEKNGVNRIKVTFDISNTGKMDAAEVAQVYVHDVKSSVPRPYKELKGYEKVFLKKGETKRVTIELEDDAFSYYDMDKQRFVVEKGDFEILVGTSSECLLLKGSITL; this is translated from the coding sequence ATGAATATAAGAAGGTATTTTACCATAGGAATCCTGTTATGCGGAATAGGCATTCTGAACGCCCAGGTCGTTATTACTTCCGAGGCGGAGCAACGTGCAAAGGAGATCGTTGCGAAAATGACTTTAAAAGAGAAACTACGGTATATATCGGGTTATACGGGCGGATTTTCAATCTGCCCGGTTCCCCGTCTGGGATTGCCGGAGGTGTTTATGGCAGATGGACCGCAGGGTATCCGTAACAATACGAAAAGTACGATGTATCCATCCGGCATCCTGTCTGCTGCCACTTGGAATCGTGATTTGAACTACAGGCTTGGCAGAGGATTGGGACAAGATGCCAAAGCAAGAGGTGTAGGCATTCTGCTGGGACCGGGGGTGAACATTTATCGTTCTCCGTTGTGCGGGCGCAACTTTGAGTATTTTGGCGAGGACCCTTATTTGTCGGGTGAAGTTGCCAAACAGTACATATTAGGAGTGCAATCGGAAGGTGTGATTGCCACAATCAAACATTTTACGGCTAACAACCAGGAATGGGATCGCCACCATGTCAGTTCGGAAGTAGATGAGCGCACTTTGCAGGAAGTTTATTTTGCACCTTTCCGGAAAGCAGTGAAAGAGGCCCATGTAGGAGCTGTGATGAATAGTTATAATTTGCTGAATGGGGTACATGCAAGCGAAAATCGCTGGCTGAATATTGATATACTGAGAGATACATGGGGATTTAAAGGAATCCTGATGTCGGATTGGGTTTCCGTGTATTCTACAGTGGGAGCGGCCAATCATGGTTTGGATTTGGAAATGCCTGCGGGGGAGTATCTGAATGAAGAACTCCTGATGCCGGCTATAGAGCAAGGATTGATAACAGAAGCTACTATTGATTTGAAAGTACAACATATTTTGCAGACTTTGATAGCTTTTGGTTTTTTGGATAAGGACCCTAAAGATACTTCTATAGCTCTGGACAATCCCCATTCGCGTCAGACCGCCTTGGATATTGCCCGTGAAGGAATTGTATTGCTGAAAAATGAAGGGAACATGTTACCTCTGAAAGGTAAGACAGTAGTGATGGGGTCTAATGCGGAAGTGCTGGTAACCGGTGGTGGAAGCGGCTTTGTATCTCCTTTTTCTACTGTCTCTATTGCCGAAGGGCTGGAGCAGTTGCAAAAGCGGAATACAATCCGGCTGAAGGATGATTTGCTGTTTGATGATTTGAAGGATGCGATTTATGCAGATGAGGGTAAGCAGCAAAAAGGATTCAAGGCAGAATATTTCAAGAATGTAGAATTGAAAGGTACTCCTGATGCGACTTGTCTGGAAAATCAGGTTGCCCATGATTGGGGAACCGGTACACCATTGGAAGGATTTCCGGCTGACGGCTTTTCTGTGCGCTGGACTGCAACGTATGTTCCGGCAACCAATGGACTTGTACGCATGACGATGTGTGGGCGAGGTGGCTATAGGGCTTATATCAATGATCAACTGATCTGTACTGACCATCTGCCGGAACGTGAACAGGTGATAGAAGTGGAGGCGGGTAAAAACTACCGGTTGCGTGTAGAATATCATAATTATGGCGGAGATGCCCGTATTGGTTTGAAAACTGGGATACTGAATGAAAGTCTGTTAAAGCAGACATTAGCTCAGGCAAAAAATGTAGTGCTTTGTGTCGGCTTTAACAATGGTGATGAAGATGGTGGTATTGAGGGAGAAGGAGCCGACCGTTCTTTTGCCCTGCCTAAACCTCGGTTGGAGCTGATTCGCAGAGTGACTTCCTTACATGATAACGTTGTGGTAGTGGTAAATGCTGGTGGCGGCATTGATTTTTCCGATTGGGGTGATAAAGTGAAAGCGATTGTGATGGCTTGGTATTCCGGACAGGAAGGCGGGCGTGCAGTGGCTGAGATTCTGACCGGTGTCATCTCGCCAAGCGGGAAGCTACCCATTTCAATAGAGCATCGTTGGGAAGATAATCCGGTTTCGAAGAGCTATTATGAGAACATGAAGTTTGCCGAGTATAAGCGTACACAATATTCGGAAGGTATCTTTATGGGGTATCGGGGATATGATAAATCGGGTATAAAACCCTTGTATCCGTTTGGTTACGGGTTGTCATATACCACTTTTGCCTATGATAATCTAATTGTTGAAAAGAATGGGGTGAACCGGATAAAAGTAACGTTTGATATAAGTAATACGGGGAAAATGGATGCGGCGGAAGTTGCCCAGGTGTATGTGCATGATGTGAAGTCGTCTGTCCCGCGTCCGTATAAAGAGCTGAAAGGGTATGAAAAAGTCTTTCTGAAGAAAGGAGAAACCAAACGTGTCACCATAGAATTGGAAGATGATGCCTTTTCTTATTACGATATGGACAAGCAACGCTTCGTAGTAGAAAAAGGAGACTTTGAAATACTTGTAGGGACTTCCTCTGAGTGTTTACTGCTGAAAGGAAGTATAACGTTGTGA
- a CDS encoding RagB/SusD family nutrient uptake outer membrane protein, with amino-acid sequence MKTFKYIFLLGALLSIASCTDFLDKSPDDMETLDMVFGNKVNTEEWLAGCYSSIPDHERFIHQEGIMADDVTPNTIWAQWGWPCIYFQSGNWNPASTVDRDYWSVLPKRIRSSLIFIQNVKPNEAQLLTSQEVEYMKLEARFLIAYYYTLLVEKYGPVPFNPDKLWPLDTPANELLATQTPFDEIVNWIDNELLEVSKGLPAVYPQAEKFGRATSLMCLAVRSRLLLFAASPLVNGNAEYKEHVNKDGVELFNSTYDASKWTRAAKAAKELIDAAHSAGRGLYKEYINGEIDPFLSYQNMMWKKESQGNKEILFARPNWAYWAIPFLAAPRGVGRGSGLGVSQSLVDAFFMNNGLPPILGYENNDVGRPIINTQSGYSESGFSAAPEFRTTNWTEGCWNNDVENNHGMITNAGTYKMYCQREPRFYVSVLYNGCWYNRLERPLNFLSGQPENNNPDCPESCYLMRKLIHPENNPVIEQWNYYPSILYRLGEAYLNYVEALNESDPGNPDILTYLNLIRERAGIPQYGNGQGMIPAPGTQEEMRDIIRRERRVELCCETEIRHNDIRRWMIGDKTLNTKFYGMNRQATTTQDFYKRSSYQNRVFDKKFYWFPIPQGDMDNNPNLVQSPGWDK; translated from the coding sequence ATGAAAACATTCAAATATATTTTCTTACTGGGAGCTTTGCTGTCTATAGCTTCTTGTACCGATTTTCTGGATAAGTCTCCGGATGATATGGAGACGTTGGATATGGTTTTTGGGAATAAGGTCAATACGGAAGAATGGCTGGCCGGATGTTATTCCAGTATCCCTGACCATGAAAGGTTCATCCACCAGGAGGGAATAATGGCGGATGATGTAACCCCGAATACAATATGGGCGCAGTGGGGATGGCCTTGCATCTATTTCCAGTCCGGAAACTGGAATCCTGCAAGTACCGTCGACCGTGATTATTGGAGCGTATTGCCGAAACGCATCCGTTCTTCTCTGATTTTTATTCAAAATGTGAAGCCTAATGAAGCTCAGTTATTGACAAGTCAGGAAGTGGAATATATGAAGCTGGAGGCTCGTTTCCTGATAGCTTATTATTATACATTACTGGTTGAAAAATATGGTCCTGTACCTTTTAATCCTGATAAGTTGTGGCCGCTCGATACACCTGCCAATGAATTGCTGGCTACACAGACTCCGTTCGACGAAATTGTCAATTGGATAGATAATGAGTTACTGGAAGTATCCAAGGGGTTACCGGCTGTCTATCCTCAGGCTGAGAAATTTGGCCGTGCTACCTCCTTGATGTGTCTGGCTGTCCGTTCCCGTCTTTTACTATTTGCCGCCAGTCCGTTGGTGAATGGTAATGCGGAGTATAAAGAGCATGTAAATAAAGATGGAGTTGAGCTTTTTAACAGCACATATGATGCCTCCAAATGGACGCGTGCAGCAAAAGCCGCTAAAGAACTGATTGATGCCGCCCATTCAGCAGGAAGAGGACTTTATAAGGAATATATCAACGGAGAGATAGATCCATTCTTATCTTACCAGAATATGATGTGGAAGAAGGAATCGCAAGGAAACAAGGAAATCTTATTTGCCCGTCCCAACTGGGCATATTGGGCTATTCCATTTCTGGCGGCACCCCGTGGTGTGGGCCGTGGCAGCGGACTGGGGGTTAGCCAGTCGTTGGTTGATGCTTTCTTTATGAACAATGGGCTCCCGCCTATTCTGGGGTATGAAAATAATGATGTGGGGCGTCCCATTATCAACACTCAGAGCGGTTACAGTGAATCCGGTTTTTCTGCTGCTCCTGAGTTTCGTACCACAAACTGGACCGAAGGATGCTGGAATAATGATGTGGAGAACAATCATGGTATGATTACGAATGCAGGTACATATAAAATGTATTGCCAACGTGAGCCTCGCTTCTATGTTTCCGTATTATACAACGGCTGTTGGTACAACAGGTTGGAAAGACCGTTGAACTTTCTTTCCGGCCAGCCGGAGAATAACAATCCTGACTGTCCCGAGTCCTGCTATCTGATGCGTAAACTGATTCATCCGGAAAACAATCCTGTCATTGAGCAATGGAACTACTATCCTTCCATCCTTTACCGTCTCGGTGAAGCTTATCTGAACTATGTAGAAGCTCTGAATGAGTCTGATCCCGGTAATCCGGATATCCTGACATATCTGAATCTCATTCGTGAACGGGCAGGCATTCCACAATATGGAAATGGGCAAGGAATGATTCCCGCTCCCGGTACGCAGGAAGAAATGCGTGATATTATCCGTCGTGAACGTCGAGTGGAATTGTGTTGTGAAACAGAAATCCGTCACAATGATATCCGTCGCTGGATGATTGGGGATAAGACGCTGAATACTAAATTTTATGGCATGAACAGGCAAGCCACCACCACACAGGATTTCTATAAGCGTTCATCCTATCAGAACCGTGTTTTTGATAAGAAGTTCTACTGGTTCCCTATTCCTCAGGGAGATATGGATAATAATCCGAATCTGGTTCAGAGTCCGGGTTGGGACAAGTAG